A window from Primulina huaijiensis isolate GDHJ02 chromosome 11, ASM1229523v2, whole genome shotgun sequence encodes these proteins:
- the LOC140988564 gene encoding NADPH HC-toxin reductase 1-like, translating into MEQGKCKVCVTGGAGYIASALIKKLLSEGYIVHATLRDLDDHSKVDVLKSFDGADTGLKLFKADIYRAEEFEEAILGCQFVFHVATPLLHSDGHKYKNRVDATVDSAKIVAGLCVRSGTVRRLIHTASVMAASPWKDGRSTYKEYMDETCWTPADFSIPYTNDYVEEYVQAKTLAERELLSFGNGEMGVVTLACGLVGGETLMPQTPLSVKTILGFLTNDEFGYSALKFLENLVAKVPLSHIEDITNALVFCMTEQTMNGRFLCANGYVSTADMARYCQKKYPEFSIKKEHLECPKRDTKWGSVLLEKRGFEYKYDWRVVLDDSIICAKKNGDIGI; encoded by the exons ATGGAGCAGGGAAAGTGTAAGGTGTGCGTGACGGGAGGAGCAGGCTATATTGCTTCCGCGCTGATAAAGAAACTTCTGAGTGAAGGCTATATTGTTCACGCTACACTAAGGGATTTGG ATGATCATTCGAAGGTCGACGTTTTAAAGAGTTTCGATGGAGCAGACACAGGACTCAAATTATTTAAAGCTGACATATACAGAGCCGAAGAATTTGAGGAAGCAATCCTAGGTTGTCAGTTTGTTTTCCATGTTGCAACCCCTTTGCTCCACTCTGATGGCCACAAG TACAAGAACCGGGTGGATGCGACCGTCGATTCGGCAAAGATAGTTGCGGGTTTATGCGTTAGATCAGGAACGGTGAGGAGGCTTATTCACACAGCCTCTGTAATGGCTGCTTCACCGTGGAAAGATGGAAGGAGTACTTATAAGGAGTACATGGACGAAACTTGTTGGACCCCCGCTGATTTCTCTATCCCTTACACAAATGATTATGTCGAG GAGTATGTTCAAGCAAAGACATTGGCTGAGAGAGAACTTTTAAGCTTTGGCAATGGAGAAATGGGGGTGGTGACACTAGCTTGTGGCCTTGTCGGGGGAGAGACTTTGATGCCTCAGACACCCTTAAGCGTAAAGACAATCTTGGGATTTCTCACAAACGATGAATTTGGATACAGTGCCCtcaaattcttagaaaatttggtCGCAAAAGTCCCATTATCCCACATTGAGGATATAACAAATGCCCTTGTCTTCTGCATGACAGAACAAACTATGAATGGTCGATTCTTGTGTGCAAATGGATACGTTTCAACTGCAGATATGGCCCGATACTGTCAAAAGAAATACCCAGAATTTAGTATAAAAAAAGA GCACTTGGAATGTCCTAAAAGAGACACCAAATGGGGATCTGTTCTGCTTGAGAAAAGGGGTTTCGAGTACAAGTATGATTGGCGTGTGGTTCTGGATGATAGCATCATATGTGCAAAGAAAAATGGAGATATTGGTATATAA
- the LOC140987492 gene encoding WRKY DNA-binding transcription factor 70-like encodes MENLGTCNKDSLIIELTRGRSYVNQLKKELHPTPASCVHLLERVLSSYDNALSLLDCMALLRNGDPRCEGSDPDSKGHEVLSKNSKKRKTLATWSQLRVCTEIGFESQLDDGYYWRKYGQKDILGAKHPRAYYRCTHRRTQGCLATKQVQRTDKDTSIFEVTYRGKHTCIQETRKRKKENLDIKKSREEKEANARRSGQKNLTFKPENQEKSIKDESVPTFTSSPTPIGYENVETSFFSKPGNFVGMSNPPPFWSPDKSESYLLLSPCQINDIELSDILQSSESDFAEINFNPSPIEDFPSGELDLLMDQIDFSSCFMDPSDYFK; translated from the exons ATGGAAAATCTTGGAACCTGTAATAAAGATAGTCTTATAATTGAGCTAACTCGAGGGAGGAGTTATGTGAATCAGCTGAAAAAAGAGCTTCACCCCACTCCTGCTTCATGTGTTCATTTACTGGAGAGAGTACTTTCTTCTTATGATAATGCATTATCGCTGCTTGATTGCATGGCTTTGCTACGGAATGGAGACCCCAGATGCGAAGGATCCGACCCGGACTCTAAGGGTCATGAAGTCCTAAGCAAAAATTCCAAGAAAAG AAAGACATTAGCTACATGGAGCCAACTGCGTGTGTGCACTGAAATAGGGTTTGAAAGTCAACTTGATGATGGCTATTACTGGAGGAAATATGGGCAGAAAGATATTTTAGGGGCTAAGCATCCAAG GGCTTATTATAGATGCACTCATCGCCGTACGCAAGGATGCTTGGCGACTAAACAAGTGCAACGAACAGATAAAGACACTTCGATTTTCGAAGTGACTTACAGAGGGAAACACACATGTATTCAGGAAACGcggaaaaggaaaaaagaaaatcttGATATAAAAAAGAGTCGAGAAGAAAAGGAAGCGAATGCAAGACGTTCAGGACAGAAGAATTTGACCTTTAAACCAGAGAATCAAGAAAAGTCCATTAAGGATGAGAGTGTTCCAACTTTTACATCTTCTCCCACACCAATTGGATATGAAAATGTGGAAACTTCATTCTTTTCGAAGCCCGGAAACTTTGTTGGAATGAGTAATCCGCCTCCGTTTTGGTCTCCAGACAAATCCGAGTCTTATCTCCTACTTTCACCATGCCAGATTAATGATATTGAGCTTAGTGACATTTTACAAAGTTCAGAATCAGATTTTGCAGAAATAAACTTCAATCCATCCCCAATCGAGGATTTCCCATCGGGAGAGTTGGATCTCTTGATGGATCAAATCGACTTCAGCTCTTGTTTCATGGATCCatctgattattttaaataa
- the LOC140989000 gene encoding hydroquinone glucosyltransferase-like, with protein MEITSNPHIAIIPTPGIGHLIPLLEFAKKLLHLHDISATFLIPNEGQPLTTAQKTFLLAIPPGISYISLPPVNLDDLPSGTKIETRISHTVARSLPSVRHVVESLNGTQKLVALVADLFATDVFDIGIQLKIPVYLFFPPSASSLSLALYLPELEKTVSFEFSDAADKIQIPGCIPIERRDLPDPMQDRNDEAYGWMLHHIKRYRMADGLLVNSFKELEPGAIEVLQQQESGKPPVYPIGPLILTGSKSDDPCLKWLDEQPTGSVLYVSFGSGGTLSQAQITEIALGLEKSEQRFLWVIRCPNDRVSNAAYFDSHNSDDPLAYLPEKFIERTKNRGLLVPMWAPQAQILAHDSVSGFLTHCGWNSVLESVVNGVPLIAWPLYAEQKMNAFFLDKSLKVALRPKMGGNGLVERDEICSVVKGLMEGEEGERIRSRMGELKDSAAKVLGENGSCLQILGMLGEKWKNDVQ; from the coding sequence ATGGAGATAACCAGTAATCCTCACATCGCCATTATTCCAACTCCAGGCATCGGGCACCTCATTCCCTTGCTCGAATTCGCCAAGAAACTCCTCCATCTCCACGATATCTCCGCAACATTCCTTATCCCTAACGAAGGCCAACCTCTCACCACAGCCCAGAAAACGTTCCTTCTAGCTATCCCTCCTGGAATAAGCTATATATCCCTCCCGCCTGTAAACTTGGACGATTTGCCTTCCGGAACCAAGATCGAAACCCGTATATCCCACACCGTCGCACGTTCTCTGCCCTCGGTTCGCCACGTCGTTGAGTCCTTAAATGGTACCCAGAAGCTTGTTGCGTTGGTTGCTGATCTGTTTGCCACTGATGTATTCGACATTGGTATACAACTTAAAATTCCAGTATATCTTTTCTTCCCCCCTTCTGCTAGTAGTTTGTCTCTTGCTTTGTACCTGCCGGAGCTCGAAAAAACGGTGTCGTTCGAATTCAGTGATGCAGCGGACAAGATTCAGATTCCCGGGTGTATACCCATTGAAAGGAGAGATCTTCCTGATCCTATGCAGGACAGGAATGATGAAGCGTACGGATGGATGCTTCACCATATTAAAAGGTACAGAATGGCTGATGGCTTGTTAGTTAACAGTTTCAAGGAATTGGAGCCTGGTGCCATTGAAGTTTTACAGCAACAAGAAAGTGGGAAGCCCCCTGTTTACCCGATTGGACCCCTGATTCTTACTGGTTCTAAATCTGATGATCCGTGCTTAAAGTGGTTAGACGAGCAGCCAACGGGTTCGGTTTTGTACGTTTCTTTTGGAAGCGGTGGCACTTTATCTCAGGCTCAGATAACCGAAATTGCGTTAGGTTTAGAGAAGAGCGAGCAGAGATTTTTATGGGTTATCAGATGCCCAAATGACAGGGTTTCCAATGCTGCATACTTCGATAGTCACAATTCCGATGACCCATTAGCGTACTTGCCCGAAAAATTTATCGAGAGGACCAAAAACCGTGGGCTGCTAGTCCCTATGTGGGCACCACAGGCACAAATCTTGGCCCACGATTCGGTTTCAGGTTTTCTGACGCACTGTGGATGGAACTCGGTTCTTGAAAGTGTAGTTAATGGGGTACCGCTGATCGCTTGGCCGCTTTATGCAGAGCAGAAGATGAACGCCTTCTTTCTGGACAAGAGTTTAAAAGTGGCGCTGAGGCCGAAGATGGGGGGAAATGGATTGGTGGAGAGGGATGAAATTTGTAGTGTCGTTAAGGGTTTGATGGAAGGGGAAGAAGGGGAAAGAATTCGTAGTCGAATGGGGGAGCTTAAGGATAGTGCAGCAAAGGTGCTTGGTGAGAATGGTTCTTGCCTCCAAATATTGGGTATGTTAGGTGAAAAATGGAAGAATGATGTTCAGTGA